AAATCTTCCTGGGAGGCGATCCATCCCAATGATAAGGCGGGAAAGAAACCATAACGCTTTGATTTCAAGAATTGCTCGGAACCCATCACGCTCATATTGAAATCAGCTAAGTATTTTGCTTTGTATTGATAAGATATGCGGGCATCATACCCCCGGTATACACGAGGAAGATTCCGATCGTTTTCCTGGCTGATTTCCCGTTGGTTAAATAATGCTTCCGCATACAAATGATGATTTCCGAAGGTTCTGTTCCAGTCAAAGCCGAAACGATAGTTCAAAATACGTTCGGATCCAGGATAATCGCCTCCACTGCTCATTTGGGTATCACTTCCGGTTTCTATATATTTTAAAGACCCGTCTTGCTGTAACTTGGCATTTCCGTCTTTATCCGCATCGATCCCATATACCTTGAATTTTTTACTACGGTTCGTATTCATTTCGTACCAACTGTCGAAAGCAAATTCTGCACGCACATTCAACCCTTTCGTGATAAAATCGAGTTCATGGTTCAATTTTAAGGTAGCAGTCATATTACGGACTAAAGATTTCGAATAACCGGAACGGTTTAACAACCCGTACACGTTGTTGACATAATCTTTTGAACCGCCCAGCATTTGTTTACCGGTCGTTTTGTCCATATCCGGCTGAAATATCGGATAGGCATTAGGTGGGGTACAATACATATTCCGGAAGATATCGGATACGGAACTGCTTCTGGCTCCCGGCCATACTCTTTCTTCCTGGCGACCGGAAAGGTCGAGAGACATCACGAAACGCTTCGTTACATTGATATCCACATTAGAGCGGATCGTAATGGCATTTTGTTCGGCATTCGTATTGTATGTATTTGCATTTTTATCGATATTATACATACCCGAATTGTTGGTATAACCTGCGGAAACAAAAAACTTGGCAAATTTATTTCCTCCATCCACGCTTACACTGTAACGTTGTTGCCAAGTTACATTTTTAGTAAACATTTCGTAGTAGTTGTTATTAGGAAACAAATAGCTGTCATATTCATTTTCATATATCCCATTCCGGGCATTCATGTATTTATTCAAATGGTTTTCCGTATATAAGGGAGAGTTCCCGTCGTTTCTACGGGCTTCATTATACAAGGTCGCATAATCATAAGAATCCAGCAACCGGGGTTCCGTGGTAGGAGCTTTCAATCCGCCTCTTATGTGTCCGTTCACACGAACTTTGCCTTGAACGCCTCGGTTGGTAGTTACCTGTATGATCCCATTACTGCCCCGTAACCCGTATCTGGCACAGGTGGCCGCATCTTTTAAAACTGTGATGGCTTTAATTTCATTCGGGTCGAGTAAATCCATAGAACGTTCATATCCGTCCACCAAGATAATCGGGCCTTTTCCTCGCATGGTTCGTTTCCCTCGCATAAAGATATTTGCCCCTTCGTCTCCGGGTTCCCCATTGGTTTGCATGATTAATAAGCCGGGTAACAAACCGGATATCCGGTTTTTATTATTTACCACAGCTCTGGTTTCTACATCTTTCCCGTAGATTTGCGCATACGATCCGGTCATCAAATCTTCCTTCTGCGAACCGTAAAGCAGAAAGACTTCATCGCTTCTTTTGTCGCGCGAATCGATGTGTTTTAACTTTACATCCAAGGTAGGCTGGTTTTCTAAAAGTACTTCAGTCTGGATATAATCTGCGTGCGAAAAAATAAGAGTGGATTTTACAGGTGCAGAAAGAAAAAAAACTCCGTTTTCATCCGTTGTTGTTGAAACGGATTTATTTTTCACGGTTACAAGAATCCCCTTGAGAGGTTGTCCTTCTTCGTTTGTTACCATACCTTCGACACGACGATTTTGGTTCGTTATGCTTTTCTCGTTGGTGATAGAAAAGATATCAGAGGTGTAACAAAGCATTCCTATCAGGAAAGCCACGATCGTAATCTTATGTAAGAAGATAGACCTATATATGCCTCTTCCTTGTAAAGAATTTTTCATGTAATTGTGGATTATTGATTATACTGATTGTTTTAATGTTTATTTATCCGGTTTATGGATAGC
The genomic region above belongs to Parabacteroides pacaensis and contains:
- a CDS encoding SusC/RagA family TonB-linked outer membrane protein encodes the protein MKNSLQGRGIYRSIFLHKITIVAFLIGMLCYTSDIFSITNEKSITNQNRRVEGMVTNEEGQPLKGILVTVKNKSVSTTTDENGVFFLSAPVKSTLIFSHADYIQTEVLLENQPTLDVKLKHIDSRDKRSDEVFLLYGSQKEDLMTGSYAQIYGKDVETRAVVNNKNRISGLLPGLLIMQTNGEPGDEGANIFMRGKRTMRGKGPIILVDGYERSMDLLDPNEIKAITVLKDAATCARYGLRGSNGIIQVTTNRGVQGKVRVNGHIRGGLKAPTTEPRLLDSYDYATLYNEARRNDGNSPLYTENHLNKYMNARNGIYENEYDSYLFPNNNYYEMFTKNVTWQQRYSVSVDGGNKFAKFFVSAGYTNNSGMYNIDKNANTYNTNAEQNAITIRSNVDINVTKRFVMSLDLSGRQEERVWPGARSSSVSDIFRNMYCTPPNAYPIFQPDMDKTTGKQMLGGSKDYVNNVYGLLNRSGYSKSLVRNMTATLKLNHELDFITKGLNVRAEFAFDSWYEMNTNRSKKFKVYGIDADKDGNAKLQQDGSLKYIETGSDTQMSSGGDYPGSERILNYRFGFDWNRTFGNHHLYAEALFNQREISQENDRNLPRVYRGYDARISYQYKAKYLADFNMSVMGSEQFLKSKRYGFFPALSLGWIASQEDFLKDNRLISFLKVRASGGETGWDDIGGYFLWYQQFASSGGPAFGPTATGQSGWNEGAFALNNVTWEKARKYDVGLDVRLFDDRLSFTGDYFYEKNRDIMCSPALPYIMGIRFPNFPIGKVKNKGFDLSLSWNDHIGDFNYGVSFIYTRADNEIQEMGEERKAYAYQQRTGKPLDSQWGLIALGLFRNQEEIDNSPKQTYSNKVSPGDIKYKDVNGDGVIDNYDEVYLGPNADLNMQWGSKLDLSWKGLDFSVLFTGQNGGWNNITGESIWEFQNNGTVREHHLGRFNPDDPSSWANASYPRLSLSNVEGNHHSSSYWRKSMAQVRLKHIEIGYSIPVAWSKGVVNKLRFYVNAYNLLTWQSTDLTDTEAKNGSYIQYPIMKMVNFGINVSF